Part of the Azospirillum formosense genome is shown below.
ATCATCTACAAATCTGGCATAGAAAAAAATACCCTTCCCCGACCGAACATTGCGATCAAAGGTCCGCATAACGTATTCAGAAAGCGTAGCGCTTAATGGCACGCCTCTTGGAAGTCCTGGAATGCCCTGGCTTTCAAGGGAAGCGAAAAAGATTTTTATTGCAAGCAATGAATCCCTTGGAAATCCAACGTCAGAAGTGAGCTCAGCAAGCAGATCGTCCCTGTTGATAGACTCGTAGAAGCTTTTTATGTCAAACCTATACACCCGATAATCCACGCCCTCGGCTAGGAATGATCGAAGGCAATTTACAATGTTCTCTCTATTAGCTTGCTTTACTCGGGTAATCCTCCTTAGATTGTTGTTTAACTTTCGTATAACAAGAGTGTGGCAAAATTCACTTGCTTGGAATACCTTCTTCCCGCGTCTTTCATGCGATGAAAATGATATGGTTCCAGTGCTATTCTTGGCAAAATCGACAGCCGTCGCGACGGCTTGATCCAAAACACTTTTGTTTCTTATTGCCGTATTGGTTTCAAAATCGGAAGTACGCACTTCCTTTCTGATCGACCGTACGTCAAATGCCATGGTTGCCATAGCTCTCCCTCTTGGCAAATCCGACGGGTGGTGTGTCTCAGTGAACTTCTGGCAGTTGTACATCCATTCAAATATGATGGCAACTTAGGATGCATATGCCTTCAGCTACCGAAAAAAGTTCTGCCGTATAGCGGTAAGGTGTCATCGCGTGCGCCAAACGCCTCATTTGATCGCATTTTCGCGATAGGTGATTGCGCATATTCACGTCGCGGCCGATCTGAGAGGCGGCGACGGTAGATACCGGCGCTTCGACCGTTCCGTTAGCTACTGCCCTGCGACACTTACACAAGAGCTTACAACGCCCACTTGGATTCATTATGTGCGATAAAATTCAATGTATTAGAGGAGCGTATTGCGAGCTTCCCAAGCTTACGACGAGGGTTCGATTCCCTTCACCCGCTCCAACAACTCCTTTAAAAAATCAGAGGTCTGCCGAAGCCTGAACGTTCCAGGCGCGCGGGCTTGCGGGGTGGCCGCGGACGTTGTCCGGCGGCCCAATCCCCGTTGTAGACCGGCGCTTACCGGCGCTTGCCGTTGTTGGACGTCAGCGCGCCGACCGCCGCACCCGCCGCGCCGCCGATCACGCCGCCCATCACGGCGCTGCCCCCCGTCAGGGCGCCGACCGCAGCACCACCCGCGGCGCCGATGGCGCCCCCCGACAGCGTGCGCTGTTCGCGGTGGCTGAGGTTCGAGCAG
Proteins encoded:
- a CDS encoding YMGG-like glycine zipper-containing protein; the encoded protein is MIKKLAVIVVGGLVLTGCSNLSHREQRTLSGGAIGAAGGAAVGALTGGSAVMGGVIGGAAGAAVGALTSNNGKRR